The proteins below are encoded in one region of Chrysemys picta bellii isolate R12L10 chromosome 4, ASM1138683v2, whole genome shotgun sequence:
- the LOC101935301 gene encoding zona pellucida sperm-binding protein 3-like — translation MGAPGGCWTLLLLVTGAWAQTASVSVVCGSSRLQITVLVDLFGNGVTVSTRELTLGAGCAVTTVGPDRFQLEYLLSACGATMEFLPDTIHYRNFLHYRPSAVRGVIRASAFSLPIDCFYPRTSNVSSLGLQPTWVPFSSTLMHRQHLDFALDVYDSTWLSPLSDPTYYLGDLINIQASVRTGSHVPLRIYVDECVARPSAASSMKYEVITDHGCLVDGQHSRSRFLAPRGDQFLRFQLDTFIFTGASNSQIYLLCHLKAVAASPADQHNKACSYDPATTAWHSHEGGNCSCCASPAGCGSRRRRRHLPQDREGLLGEADLQLGPIKLATNSSITLGSSPLTLASTEPTSATAGAVELSSTVSISGTPKAIHPDLFSPNRAVNSIVRGDMKDSSGLQLPFSVTTLAIAVLCSLFVFLGILGCYCSTKRYHRGYQMGAVDAALGESGAVAMAPTATGDSNVASKKPGAVVAAACGESGSV, via the exons atgggagctCCTGGGGGTTGCTGGACTTTGCTCCTCTTAGTCACTGGTGCTTGGGCTCAAACTGCTTCAG TGTCAGTGGTGTGTGGCAGCTCGCGGCTTCAGATCACGGTGCTGGTGGATCTCTTTGGCAACGGTGTGACTGTCTCTACCAGGGAGCTGACGCTGGGGGCTGGCTGTGCTGTGACAACTGTTGGGCCAGATAGATTCCAGCTAGAATACCTGCTGTCGGCATGTGGGGCCACCATGGAG TTCCTCCCTGACACCATCCACTACAGAAACTTCCTCCACTACAGACCTTCTGCTGTGAGGGGCGTGATCCGAGCCAGCGCCTTCTCCCTCCCCATAGACTGCTTCTACCCAAG GACCAGTAATGTCTCTTCCTTGGGCCTCCAGCCCACCTGGGTCCCCTTCAGCTCCACCCTAATGCACAGACAGCACCTGGACTTTGCCCTCGATGTATATGACA GTACCTGGTTATCCCCCCTGTCTGATCCCACTTACTACCTTGGTGACCTGATAAACATCCAGGCATCTGTGAGAACTGGCAGCCATGTGCCTCTGAGGATCTACGTGGATGAGTGTGTGGCACGGCCAAGTGCAGCATCTTCCATGAAATATGAGGTCATCACAGACCACGG GTGCCTTGTGGATGGGCAGCACAGCCGCTCCCGCTTCCTTGCCCCACGAGGAGACCAGTTCCTCCGTTTCCAGCTGGACACGTTTATCTTCACTGGTGCTTCCAACAGCCAG ATCTACCTCCTGTGCCATCTGAAGGCAgtggctgccagccctgctgacCAGCACAACAAGGCCTGCTCCTATGACCCAGCCACCACAGCCTGGCACTCCCATGAAGGAGGCAACTGCTCCTGCTGTGCTTCCCCTGCTGGCTGTGGGAGCAGGAGGCGGCGCCGGCATCTGCCTCAGGACAGGGAAG GGCTCCTTGGAGAAGCAGACCTCCAGCTGGGCCCCATCAAGCTGGCCACCAATTCCTCCATTACACTGGGCTCCAGCCCCCTCACATTGGCTTCTACAGAGCCCACCTCTGCCACAGCAGGGGCTGTTGAGCTCTCTTCCACTGTGTCCATCTCTGGCACCCCTAAAGCCATCCACCCTGACCTGTTCTCTCCCAATCGGGCTGTGAACTCCATTGTGAGAGGGGACATGAAGGATTCCTCAG GGCTGCAGCTCCCCTTCTCCGTCACCACCCTGGCCATTGCAGTGCTGTGCTCACTCTTTGTCTTCCTGGGAATCCTGGGTTGCTACTGCTCTACCAAGCGCTACCACAGAGGATACCAGATGGGTGCCGTTGATGCTGCCTTGGGGGAGTCTGGTGCTGTCGCCATGGCACCCACAGCCACTGGGGACTCCAATGTAGCCTCTAAGAAACCTGGTGCTGTGGTGGCTGCAGCCTGTGGGGAGTCTGGCTCCGTATGA